In one window of Denticeps clupeoides chromosome 2, fDenClu1.1, whole genome shotgun sequence DNA:
- the LOC114774748 gene encoding gamma-crystallin M2-like: MSTSTNPTNMNMGRVTFYEDRNFMGRSWDCMGDCSDMHSYMSRCHSCRVHSGCFMVYDGANYMGNSYFMRRGEYGDYMNMFGWNNCIRSCRYIPMYRGNYRMRIYDRNDFGGQMHEFMDDCDNCMDRYRMNGCMSCHVMDGHWLMYEQPHYRGRMWYFGPGEYRNFMNMGWGNMRFMSMRRVMDSWY; encoded by the exons ATGAGTACCAGCACCAACCCCACCAACATGAACATGGGCAGA GTCACCTTCTACGAGGACAGGAACTTCATGGGACGTTCCTGGGACTGTATGGGGGACTGTTCTGACATGCACTCCTACATGAGCCGCTGCCACTCCTGCAGGGTGCACAGTGGCTGCTTCATGGTCTACGATGGTGCCAACTACATGGGTAACAGCTACTTCATGAGGAGGGGCGAGTACGGTgactacatgaacatgtttggaTGGAACAACTGCATCAGGTCCTGCCGCTATATCCCCAtg TACAGAGGAAACTACAGAATGAGGATCTACGATAGAAATGACTTCGGAGGCCAGATGCACGAGTTCATGGACGACTGTGACAACTGCATGGACCGCTACCGCATGAACGGCTGcatgtcctgtcatgtgatggACGGCCACTGGCTCATGTACGAGCAGCCCCACTACAGAGGCAGGATGTGGTACTTCGGACCTGGAGAGTACAGGAACTTCATGAATATGGGCTGGGGCAACATGCGCTTCATGAGCATGAGGCGTGTCATGGATTCCTGGTactaa
- the LOC114771460 gene encoding gamma-crystallin M2-like yields the protein MSNTGSPTNMNMGRITFYEDRNFMGRSWDCMGDCPDMHSYMSRCHSCRVHSGCFMVYDQANYMGNAYFMKRGEYGDYMNMFGWSDYIRSCRMIPMYRGNYRMRIYERDNFGGQMHEFMDDCDNCMDRYRMNGCMSCHVMDGHWLMYEQPHYRGRMWYFGPGEYRSFRQMGWGNMRFMSMRRIMDSWY from the exons ATGAGTAACACCGGCAGCCCTACAAACATGAACATGGGCAGG ATTACCTTCTACGAAGACAGGAACTTCATGGGACGTTCCTGGGACTGTATGGGTGACTGTCCCGACATGCACTCCTACATGAGCCGCTGCCACTCCTGCAGGGTGCACAGTGGCTGCTTCATGGTCTACGACCAGGCCAACTACATGGGAAATGCATACTTCATGAAGAGGGGCGAGTACGGTgactacatgaacatgtttgggTGGAGCGACTACATCAGATCCTGCCGTATGATTCCCATG TACAGAGGAAACTACAGAATGAGGATCTACGAGAGGGATAACTTTGGAGGCCAGATGCACGAATTCATGGACGACTGTGACAACTGCATGGACCGCTACCGCATGAACGGCTGcatgtcctgtcatgtgatggACGGCCACTGGCTCATGTATGAGCAGCCCCACTACAGAGGCAGGATGTGGTACTTCGGACCTGGAGAGTACAGGAGCTTCAGACAGATGGGCTGGGGCAACATGCGCTTCATGAGCATGAGGCGTATCATGGATTCTTGGTACTAG
- the LOC114774764 gene encoding gamma-crystallin M2-like: MSATTSPSNMNMGRVTFYEERNFMGRSWDCMGDCPDMHSYMSRCHSCRVHSGCFMVYDQANYMGNGYFMRRGEYGDYMNMFGWNNCIRSCRYIPMYRGNYRMRIYDRNNFGGQMHEFMDDCDNCMDRYRMNGCMSCHVMDGHWLMYEQPHYRGRMWYFGPGEYRNFMNMGWGNMRFMSMRRVMDSWY; the protein is encoded by the exons ATGAGTGCCACCACCAGCCCCAGCAACATGAACATGGGCAGG GTCACCTTCTACGAGGAGAGGAACTTCATGGGACGTTCCTGGGACTGTATGGGTGACTGTCCTGACATGCACTCCTACATGAGCCGCTGCCACTCCTGCAGGGTGCACAGTGGCTGCTTCATGGTCTACGACCAGGCCAACTACATGGGTAATGGCTACTTCATGAGGAGGGGCGAGTACGGTgactacatgaacatgtttggaTGGAACAACTGCATCAGGTCCTGCCGCTATATCCCCATG TACAGAGGAAACTACAGAATGAGGATCTACGATAGAAATAACTTCGGAGGCCAGATGCACGAGTTCATGGACGACTGTGACAACTGCATGGACCGCTACCGCATGAACGGCTGcatgtcctgtcatgtgatggACGGCCACTGGCTCATGTACGAGCAGCCCCACTACAGAGGCAGGATGTGGTACTTCGGACCTGGAGAGTACAGGAACTTCATGAATATGGGCTGGGGCAACATGCGCTTCATGAGCATGAGACGTGTCATGGACTCTTGGTACTAA